In Rhodamnia argentea isolate NSW1041297 chromosome 11, ASM2092103v1, whole genome shotgun sequence, one genomic interval encodes:
- the LOC115735818 gene encoding rop guanine nucleotide exchange factor 1 codes for MAATSSDDDCDRQSEERCGSYSLSADISESESCSSFSCHRFDGEGASSSMASSPRPAAWNFSFPATVMAPVIGGRDVVLWGEKREKKDGDLSEIEMMKERFAKLLLGEDMSGGGKGVCTALAISNAITNLSATVFGELWRLEPLAPQKKLMWHREMEWLLCVSDSIVELVPSIQQFPGGGTYEVMATRPRSDLYINLPALKKLDALLTGMLDGFSETEFWYVDRGILMDDGDDHDKNSSGMSSGRPSIRQEEKWWLPCPKVPSNGLSDEARKRLQQCRDCANQILKAAMAINSSVLAEMEIPNAYLETLPKSGKDCLGHIIYRYITAEQFSPECLLDCLDLSSEHHTLEVANRIEAAVHVWRQKDQKKHINRTKSRQSSWGGKVKGLVADGEKNHFLAERAETLLQSLRLRFPGLPQTALDMNKIQYNKDVGQSILESYSRVMESLAFNIIARIDDVIYVDDTTKRCAAVESMPLFSRGGLGCLPIQKRMSPSPLSIKHTPYGSPFATPSFCSSPAGGSPGRMPSSTSRNNHKKHDKKPVGAESEKVWSYAGNISARWASGDAPERD; via the exons ATGGCGGCCACGTCGTCCGACGACGATTGCGACCGGCAGAGCGAGGAGCGCTGCGGGAGCTACAGCTTGAGCGCCGACATCAGCGAGTCCGAGAGCTGCAGCAGCTTCTCCTGCCACCGCTTCGACGGCGAAGGCGCGTCGAGCTCCATGGCCTCGTCTCCTCGCCCGGCCGCCTGGAACTTCAGCTTCCCGGCGACCGTGATGGCGCCGGTTATCGGAGGGAGAGACGTGGTGCTTTGgggcgagaagagagagaagaaggatgGTGATTTGTCTG AAATTGAGATGATGAAGGAAAGATTTGCTAAGCTGCTTCTTGGAGAAGACATGTCTGGAGGCGGTAAAGGAGTGTGCACTGCTCTTGCCATCTCAAACGCCATAACCAATCTCTCTG CTACTGTCTTTGGTGAATTATGGAGGCTAGAGCCTTTGGCACCTCAGAAGAAATTGATGTGGCACAGAGAAATGGAATGGCTCTTATGTGTGAGTGATTCCATTGTGGAGCTTGTGCCATCGATACAACAATTCCCGGGTGGGGGCACATATGAGGTCATGGCAACTCGTCCTCGCTCTGATTTATACATAAATCTCCCCGCTCTTAAGAAGCTCGACGCATTGTTAACTGGCATGCTTGATGGGTTCTCTGAGACGGAATTTTGGTATGTTGATCGTGGGATATTAATGGACGATGGTGACGACCATGATAAGAATTCGTCTGGCATGTCCAGTGGTAGGCCGTCCATTAGACAGGAAGAGAAATGGTGGTTGCCTTGCCCGAAAGTGCCATCTAATGGATTATCTGATGAAGCTAGGAAGAGGTTGCAGCAGTGCAGGGACTGTGCGAATCAGATATTGAAGGCAGCTATGGCAATTAATAGCAGTGTACTCGCTGAAATGGAGATTCCTAATGCATACTTAGAAACATTGCCCAAG AGTGGAAAAGATTGTCTGGGCCATATTATATACCGCTACATTACTGCCGAGCAATTCTCCCCCGAATGTCTGCTTGATTGTCTCGACTTATCGTCTGAGCATCACACCTTGGAGGTGGCTAACAGGATTGAGGCGGCGGTCCATGTCTGGAGGCAGAAAGACCAAAAGAAACATATAAACCGCACAAAATCGAGGCAGTCATCATGGGGTGGTAAGGTTAAAGGGCTAGTTGCTGATGgtgagaaaaatcattttctagctGAACGAGCAGAGACCCTACTGCAGAGCTTAAGGCTTCGCTTCCCTGGCCTTCCCCAGACTGCATTGGATATGAACAAGATCCAGTATAACAAG GATGTTGGCCAATCAATTCTCGAAAGCTACTCAAGAGTAATGGAGAGCCTTGCCTTTAACATAATAGCAAGGATTGACGATGTCATATATGTAGATGACACCACCAAGAGATGTGCTGCAGTAGAGTCAATGCCCCTCTTTAGCCGGGGAGGTCTAGGTTGTCTTCCCATTCAGAAGAGGATGTCTCCCAGTCCCTTATCGATCAAGCACACACCTTACGGCTCTCCTTTTGCGACCCCATCTTTCTGTTCCTCTCCTGCAGGTGGAAGTCCAGGAAGGATGCCCTCGTCCACAAGCAGGAACAATCACAAAAAACATGATAAGAAACCCGTGGGGGCGGAATCCGAAAAGGTGTGGTCGTATGCTGGAAATATCAGCGCGAGGTGGGCTTCTGGGGATGCACCCGAACGAGATTGA